Proteins from a single region of Palaemon carinicauda isolate YSFRI2023 unplaced genomic scaffold, ASM3689809v2 scaffold30, whole genome shotgun sequence:
- the LOC137636448 gene encoding uncharacterized protein, whose amino-acid sequence MKLGSDYAQAYNHQILDMTKRNVIRKLSDEEVKNYVGPVTYIQHHEVLKPGSVSTPLRIVFDSSAKYMGQSLNSSWAKGPNILNSMFGILLRFREKAIGIAGDISKMYNCIKLPELEQHVHRFVWRNLQSNGKPDHYVMTCMGFGDRPSGMIAMLALRHTAELSVKDFPEASRVIMTNSYVDDIIHSVESKAEAFSLIRDIENVLSKGSFKIKRWTITGDNEHSDFELSQNSNERILGLNWQCNKEVFYFKTKLNFSPKYKGVRTEPDLNKLNFFENIPSVLTKRVVVSQMCSVYDPLGFLLPFTLKAKILLRDAVKCDFKLGWDDPLPSYLKEHDSSTNAYGAVAYARWELESGAFKSRLIVAKSRIAPSRQLSIPRLELCGAVIACSMRKAIKDEMTYKFSSVMHITDSSIVRAQIQKESYGFGTFVATRIAEVQSKSDPNEWWWIASGLNPADLLTRPQDPLNVAVVYSWKYGPEFMALPLEVWPINQSVNCELPDRIHVNLAQYSVHEETIIDASKFNNYNMLIAVTARIFNIVKVKSFKGVLKKLEPGSLQEAERFWIMQAQKSLPENWEKCFQRLGPFQAEDGTIMVGQRMERWLKHNWNQNSFILLPGKHPFTVLYISYLHRLDHAGVDVTLCKLQSKFWVPSARKIIRSIKRGCILCRKLDATVEGQRMGQISDERMSPCPAFYHSAVDIFGHFQIKDNVKKRTTGKAYGVIFNCIVTRAVYIDVVDGYDTSSFLKCFRRFTAVHGYPDTVHSDLGSQLVSASKELKSDINNWNIHEIAEFGAKEGLKWKFNRSADAAWQNGEEDPECGNHFCKVRSKNFCGHDMCRTHARCAITKRSLKCWDPQVTHGKLTVLFNVLKAAKQDELAVIETMHDNMSHH is encoded by the exons atgaaactGGGTTCAGACTATGCTCAAGCTTATAATCACCAGATACTTGACATGACAAAGCGCAATGTAATTCGGAAGTTATCCGATGAAGAGGTTAAAAACTATGTTGGTCCTGTCACATACATTCAACATCATGAAGTGTTAAAACCAGGATCTGTATCAACCCCATTGAGAATTGTTTTTGATTCATCGGCAAAGTATATGGGCCAGTCTCTAAATAGTTCTTGGGCAAAGGGCCCTAATATTTTGAACTCAATGTTTGGTATATTACTAAGATTTCGTGAAAAGGCTATAGGCATAGCCGGTGAcataagcaaaatgtataattgcattaagcttccagaattagaacaacatgtacatagatttgtttggagaaatttgcaaagtaatGGCAAACCTGATCACTATGTAATGACATGCATGGGTTTCGGGGATAGGCCCTCAGGAATGATTGCAATGTTAGCTCTCAGACATACTGCAGAATTGTCGGTAAAAGACTTCCCAGAAGCATCACGTGTGATAATGACTAATTCCTATGTAGATGACATAATCCATTCTGTTGAGAGTAAAGCTGAGGCATTTAGCCTAATTAGAGATATTGAAAATGTACTCTCTAAAGGCAGTTTTAAAATTAAACGATGGACCATTACCGGAGATAATGAGCATTCTGACTTTGAATTGTCCCAGAATAGTAATGAAAGAATACTTGGCCTTAACTGGCAATGCAATAAggaagtgttttattttaaaactaagttAAATTTCTCTCCAAAATATAAGGGTGTAAGAACAGAGCCAGACTTAAACAAGttgaatttctttgaaaatatacctTCTGTTTTAACAAAAAGGGTTGTCGTCAGTCAGATGTGTTCTGTTTACGACCCACTGGGGTTTTTGCTTCCATTCACACTGAAAGCAAAGATTTTGCTACGAGACGCTGTGAAATGTGACTTTAAATTGGGATGGGACGATCCCTTGCCTTCCTATTTAAAAGAACA TGATAGTTCAACAAATGCTTATGGTGCTGTTGCATATGCTAGGTGGGAGTTAGAGTCTGGTGCATTTAAGAGCAGGCTCATTGTGGCAAAGAGTAGGATAGCCCCCAGTAGACAGTTATCTATTCCAAGGCTTGAATTGTGTGGAGCTGTTATAGCGTGCAGTATGCGTAAAGCTATTAaagatgaaatgacatataaatttaGTTCGGTAATGCACATAACAGATTCCTCCATTGTTAGAGCACAAATCCAAAAGGAATCTTATGGCTTTGGAACTTTCGTAGCCACTAGAATAGCAGAAGTTCAATCAAAAAGTGACCCAAATGAATGgtggtggattgcttctggattaaATCCTGCTGATCTATTGACCAGACCCCAGGACCCTTTAAATGTTGCAGTTGTCTATTCATGGAAATATGGTCCAGAGTTTATGGCCCTTCCTTTAGAAGTGTGGCCTATCAATCAATCGGTGAATTGTGAGTTACCTGATAGAATTCATGTTAATCTTGCACAATACTCTGTTCATGAAGAAACCATAATTGATGCGTCGAAATTCAACAACTATAATATGTTAATTGCAGTCACTGCTAGGATATTTAACATTGTTAAGGTGAAATCTTTTAAGGGTGTTCTAAAGAAACTTGAACCTGGATCACTCCAGGAAGCCGAGAGGTTTtggattatgcaagcacaaaaaagtCTTCCTGAGAACTGGGAAAAATGCTTTCAAAGATTAGGACCATTTCAAGCTGAAGATGGTACAATTATGGTAGGACAAAGAATGGAAAGATGGTTGAAACATAATTGGAACCAAAATAGCTTCATTCTATTACCTGGTAAGCATCCATTTACAGTCTTGTACATTAGTTATTTACACAGGTTGGATCATGCTGGAGTTGATGTTACACTATGTAAGCTTCAGTCTAAATTTTGGGTTCCTTCAGCACGTAAAATTATAAGATCGATAAAGAGAGGTTGTATTCTTTGCAGGAAACTAGATGCCACAGTTGAAGGTCAAAGAATGGGTCAGATTTCTGATGAAAGAATGAGTCCTTGTCCAGCATTCTATCACAGTGCTGTggatatttttggacattttcaaatcaaagataatgtaaagaaaaggaCAACTGGTAAAGCTTATGGTGTTATATTCAATTGTATTGTTACACGTGCCGTGTATATTGATGTTGTAGATGGATATGATACTTCTAGTTTTTTAAAGTGTTTCAGAAGATTTACAGCGGTTCATGGCTATCCTGATACTGTACACTCTGACTTAGGCTCACAATTGGTATCAGCAAGTAAAGAACTTAAGAGTGATATTAACAACTGGAACATACACGAGATCGCTGAATTTGGAGCAAAGGAaggcttgaaatggaaatttaatcgaTCTGCAGATGCTGCATGGCAGAATGGG